The following is a genomic window from Fusarium verticillioides 7600 chromosome 5, whole genome shotgun sequence.
CCCAATCGCGCCATCGCCAAACAAGTCCCAAACTAGATCTACATCCTTTCGTGCGTAGCCATAAGAGAACCTAGCAGTCACATTAGCATACTATACTTGAGATCTCTTATAGAACTTACCAAtgaaggtggtgatgaggcgGCTGCGGACTTGGCAGATATCTTCGGGAACTAGCCAAATGGTCGCACCGAGCTTTCGAGCAATGCTGATACTCAACTTGGCGTTCAAGTAAGCGTCCTCGTCAGTCTGTCCAGATGTAACAAGATCGTAATCAACATAGCTGCTCTTCATTCCATTCAGAACATccaggaggaagatgccaGATCCGATTGAAGGATCCTTGAAAGAGCGGATGGAAGAATTCCTGCCGCCCTTTCGCGACATATCGTTTGCCCATCGCACCATCTCAGAGTCGGTGATTTCTCGCTTACCAAGCTTCTGAGCCAGTGAAGATAGAGTGACGGTGATGTCCTTGCGCATGAGTTGCCACACAAGGCCCAGAGTCAAGGTCCTTTGTCCATCAGTAATGTCAGCGCCTTGGATGCCAACTAGCGAAAACCCGTTTTGCTTTCCAAGCTCAATCGCGTAATTGGTGTTTTCGACGGCCTTGAATCTCGACATCTCACCTCCATGCGCTGGTCTCTTGTTGACGTGACGGGGGTTGACAGAGCCCGGGATGACCTTCTCGTAAGCCTGAAGGAGGATACTGCCATCCCTAAGGTCATCAAAGAACGAGACAACTGCAGGTTGGACATCCAGGCTGTTCAGCCACAGTGTAAAGACTCGAGCCTCGCGTTCGCCCTCCGCATCGAaatcttcaacctcgagTTTCTCTTCCTCCGTGATGGGGTCAAGGGCGGGATGGTTATTGAATAAATTGGCGATGAATGCTAGGTTAAGCTTGGGATTACCGGCAACGAGTGACTTTGGTGTCAAGAATTTGCGGCATCCCAGcttgtctgcttcttgtAGAACTGCCTCAGCTCGCTCATGTAGGTCCTGCTTTTGTAAAGGCGCACGGGTAACGCCATACTCGGGACCAATTTGCGCCAACAGAACCGAATAATTTTCACCATCCTTAACATCAGaggagaagttcttgacgCTAAGACTGGTTAGTTTCACAAAAGACAAACCATATCAGACAAAACTTACGTGCGGGGCCAGTTAGCAGCTTTCAGATGGTAATTGAACCATCGGAGGAGAATTTGCTCAGGGGGCAAGCGGAGAAACTGCTCAAGTGTCTCGTCCTCATCAAGCAGTCTATAAAGCTCAGGATGGAGCTTGATATCGATCTTTCCTAGCAATCCTCGTCGAATGATCTGCCAGATGAGACCTAAAATAAGATGTTCTCGAACCTCAATGAtatcaccagcaccaatgtTAACAACAGAACAGCCGATGCCTTTGGCAGACTCGATGACAATGTTGTTGTTCTCACTCATGTGGAAAGcattgaggttcttgatcttccgGCCGGGTATGTTAAGAACACGCTCATCAATTGTATCGGGAACGctgtcgttgatgagcttggctAAAACCAAGCCATCCTTGCACTCGTCGAACATTTCGAAAGTGTCGGTAGGGAAGGGGAGGCGACTATCAAtatcagcatcgccagccAGCACGGCATTGATGTGACGGGTAAATTCGGTGCGTTCATCCTCATTAATGGTGTGAGTGATGTTGGCATTAGAGCCCTGGACCTGGATCTTTCCGCCCACGCTACCCTTGGAAGCATGACCGCCAGTACGTTGCGCgacaacaccaccacctgCAGAGGGAGGAGTTGGTCCCGTGGACATGCGTTTCTGAGCGGGCGATGAATCGCGAAGTTTGGCAACGAGCTGGCGCGGTATGGATTAGTACGTGTAGAAGGGAAAATGCGAGCATTCTGAACGTACGCTAACATAatcctcgagctcaacgCGTCGCGAAGAGTCAAGCTCGACTTCCTTCAACGCCTGGCGCACAACATCGTAGGGCTGATTTTCGCTCTGCTGGGTTGCCTTGATAGCGGTAGCTTCGTCAAGGTATCCTCTATCGTCGACATCAAGCCGCTGAAAGGCATCGGACAAGCTGAAGATTTCGTTCTGTTGGAATTGAGGAAACTTCCTATTGAAACATAGTCAGTTTCGCGACGAAGCCCGCGAGTTCCGGTGCGACCGACCTCTGAAGTTTCAAAACGTTCATGGCCGGGGAGGGCGGGGTGCTCCAGGAGGGCACCTATGCAGTTGGACAGCTGAGCCGGCGAGGGTGAGGTATGGTATTGAGAATCCGAAACCTCCAGAGAGATTAGGTAGTTCTCGAGCGCAGGACGGTATTCGTACGCTCTCTTAtgggttgaggaagaagatgatgcgaGAATTGGGCGCCTGAAAGGAGAGAGACAGTCTTCAGGCGGCATAGGTTGAGTGAGTGGGGGAGATCCCAGT
Proteins encoded in this region:
- a CDS encoding fimbrin encodes the protein MNVLKLQRKFPQFQQNEIFSLSDAFQRLDVDDRGYLDEATAIKATQQSENQPYDVVRQALKEVELDSSRRVELEDYVSLVAKLRDSSPAQKRMSTGPTPPSAGGGVVAQRTGGHASKGSVGGKIQVQGSNANITHTINEDERTEFTRHINAVLAGDADIDSRLPFPTDTFEMFDECKDGLVLAKLINDSVPDTIDERVLNIPGRKIKNLNAFHMSENNNIVIESAKGIGCSVVNIGAGDIIEVREHLILGLIWQIIRRGLLGKIDIKLHPELYRLLDEDETLEQFLRLPPEQILLRWFNYHLKAANWPRTVKNFSSDVKDGENYSVLLAQIGPEYGVTRAPLQKQDLHERAEAVLQEADKLGCRKFLTPKSLVAGNPKLNLAFIANLFNNHPALDPITEEEKLEVEDFDAEGEREARVFTLWLNSLDVQPAVVSFFDDLRDGSILLQAYEKVIPGSVNPRHVNKRPAHGGEMSRFKAVENTNYAIELGKQNGFSLVGIQGADITDGQRTLTLGLVWQLMRKDITVTLSSLAQKLGKREITDSEMVRWANDMSRKGGRNSSIRSFKDPSIGSGIFLLDVLNGMKSSYVDYDLVTSGQTDEDAYLNAKLSISIARKLGATIWLVPEDICQVRSRLITTFIGSLMATHERM
- a CDS encoding fimbrin; this translates as MSTGPTPPSAGGGVVAQRTGGHASKGSVGGKIQVQGSNANITHTINEDERTEFTRHINAVLAGDADIDSRLPFPTDTFEMFDECKDGLVLAKLINDSVPDTIDERVLNIPGRKIKNLNAFHMSENNNIVIESAKGIGCSVVNIGAGDIIEVREHLILGLIWQIIRRGLLGKIDIKLHPELYRLLDEDETLEQFLRLPPEQILLRWFNYHLKAANWPRTVKNFSSDVKDGENYSVLLAQIGPEYGVTRAPLQKQDLHERAEAVLQEADKLGCRKFLTPKSLVAGNPKLNLAFIANLFNNHPALDPITEEEKLEVEDFDAEGEREARVFTLWLNSLDVQPAVVSFFDDLRDGSILLQAYEKVIPGSVNPRHVNKRPAHGGEMSRFKAVENTNYAIELGKQNGFSLVGIQGADITDGQRTLTLGLVWQLMRKDITVTLSSLAQKLGKREITDSEMVRWANDMSRKGGRNSSIRSFKDPSIGSGIFLLDVLNGMKSSYVDYDLVTSGQTDEDAYLNAKLSISIARKLGATIWLVPEDICQVRSRLITTFIGSLMATHERM